The following proteins are co-located in the Vigna angularis cultivar LongXiaoDou No.4 chromosome 2, ASM1680809v1, whole genome shotgun sequence genome:
- the LOC108328247 gene encoding uncharacterized protein LOC108328247: MLFGPQLFHMGINKPPVFMLFIIMVVSTTIVEGRTLSLISGPGYSKIFATLGVVCKCCDGVGGACTDTWTESCNNLQCYPWKSH, encoded by the exons ATGCTCTTTGGGCCTCAATTATTTCATATGGGTATCAACAAGCCTCCTGTGTTTATGCTGTTCATCATCATGGTTGTTTCCACAACAATTGTTGAAGGAAGGACACTTTCCTTAATATCTGGTCCAG GGTACTCGAAGATTTTTGCAACTCTTGGAGTTGTATGCAAGTGTTGTGATGGAGTTGGAGGTGCCTGCACTGATACATGGACAGAATCTTGCAATAATCTACAGTGTTATCCTTGGAAATCACATTAG